A genomic region of Alicyclobacillus sp. SO9 contains the following coding sequences:
- the uxaC gene encoding glucuronate isomerase: protein MGKFLDSDFLLNNRVGKKLYENYAKDMPIIDYHCHLNPQEIYENKRFKNITDAWLGGDHYKWRLMRANGVEEQFITGDANDYDKFVAWAKTVPMTVGNPLYHWSHLELQRFFEIDTLLNEETAQEIWDETNTKLQGEGFGARDLIVKSNVQVICTTDDPADSLEYHMKLKADDSFPVKVVPTFRPDKAIEINRDTFLPWIHKLEDVIGKQMVNYQALLDALTERTEFFHEIGCRVSDHALDTVPYASVTFEEAAGIYEKRLQGDAVSCEEEQKYKTFTLIFLGKQYSRLGWVMQYHMHAHRNNNTRGLNRIGPDTGYDSIYDGQLAVPLTGLLNALEGADALPKTILYSLNPKDFTVLAAVMGSFQGGGIPGKLQLGAAWWFNDTKAGMLEQMRILADIGLLSRFPGMLTDSRSFLSYTRHEYFRRLLCGMIGEWVELGEAPDDKELLGGLVQGVCYNNAKEYFGFFK, encoded by the coding sequence ATGGGCAAATTTCTTGACTCGGATTTCTTACTGAACAATAGAGTGGGCAAAAAACTGTACGAAAATTACGCAAAAGACATGCCGATTATTGACTATCACTGCCACCTTAACCCACAAGAAATTTATGAGAATAAGCGTTTCAAGAATATCACGGACGCCTGGCTTGGAGGAGATCACTACAAGTGGCGCCTCATGCGGGCGAACGGTGTTGAGGAACAATTCATTACAGGCGACGCCAATGACTACGACAAGTTTGTAGCTTGGGCAAAAACGGTTCCGATGACGGTGGGTAATCCGCTGTATCATTGGTCACACTTGGAACTCCAACGTTTCTTTGAGATTGATACACTTTTAAATGAAGAAACGGCACAGGAAATTTGGGACGAGACGAATACAAAATTGCAGGGAGAGGGCTTTGGAGCACGTGACTTGATTGTGAAGTCGAATGTCCAGGTCATTTGTACGACAGACGATCCAGCAGACAGCCTGGAGTATCACATGAAACTGAAAGCAGATGACTCGTTTCCTGTAAAGGTTGTTCCCACGTTCCGTCCGGATAAGGCTATCGAAATCAATCGTGACACGTTCCTGCCTTGGATTCACAAACTGGAGGATGTCATCGGAAAGCAAATGGTCAACTATCAAGCACTACTTGATGCGTTGACAGAACGAACAGAATTTTTCCATGAAATTGGCTGTCGTGTATCGGATCACGCGTTGGATACAGTCCCCTACGCCAGCGTGACTTTTGAAGAAGCGGCTGGAATTTACGAGAAAAGGTTGCAGGGTGATGCAGTCAGTTGTGAAGAGGAACAAAAGTATAAGACCTTTACACTTATTTTCTTGGGAAAACAGTACTCACGTCTTGGTTGGGTCATGCAATATCACATGCATGCACATCGCAACAACAATACTCGCGGATTGAACCGTATTGGTCCGGACACTGGATATGATTCCATTTACGACGGACAATTGGCCGTTCCTCTGACGGGGTTGCTGAATGCTTTAGAAGGGGCGGATGCTCTGCCGAAGACGATTTTGTATTCGTTGAATCCAAAGGACTTCACTGTTCTGGCAGCTGTGATGGGCAGTTTTCAAGGCGGCGGTATCCCGGGAAAATTGCAATTGGGAGCAGCTTGGTGGTTTAATGACACCAAGGCGGGTATGCTCGAACAAATGCGTATTCTAGCAGATATCGGGCTGCTGAGCCGGTTTCCCGGAATGCTGACGGATTCAAGGAGTTTTTTGTCATACACAAGGCATGAATACTTTCGTCGGTTGCTTTGCGGCATGATTGGAGAATGGGTTGAACTTGGTGAAGCCCCTGATGACAAAGAGCTTCTGGGCGGTCTTGTCCAAGGAGTATGTTATAACAACGCCAAAGAGTATTTTGGGTTTTTTAAGTAG
- a CDS encoding bifunctional 4-hydroxy-2-oxoglutarate aldolase/2-dehydro-3-deoxy-phosphogluconate aldolase, with protein MNEENSIAQRVEEAGVIAIFRKLPPAVIAPLAEALVEAGIRAIELTVESEGAYESIRMIRDRFASDVVVGAGTLMTKDDIAQAVDAGADFLLSPHLDVDLLAAAHELGVPMTPGIATPTEVVQAVHAGAQTLKLFPAAPLGPAYLKDLLGPFKGKQFIPTGGITATNAADFIQAGAIAVGMGSSLATTDEISRQDWAAIQTRVRTALREVHEAKAAR; from the coding sequence GTGAACGAGGAAAACAGCATTGCTCAACGTGTTGAGGAAGCGGGGGTCATTGCCATTTTTCGTAAGCTCCCGCCAGCCGTCATTGCGCCGCTGGCAGAGGCGTTAGTAGAGGCAGGGATTCGAGCCATTGAATTGACGGTCGAATCCGAAGGCGCTTATGAATCCATACGGATGATAAGGGACCGGTTTGCCTCAGATGTTGTCGTTGGCGCAGGAACCTTAATGACGAAAGACGACATAGCGCAGGCGGTTGACGCAGGAGCAGACTTTCTTTTGAGCCCGCACCTTGACGTGGACTTGCTGGCTGCGGCACACGAGCTAGGTGTTCCCATGACACCTGGAATCGCCACGCCAACTGAGGTTGTTCAAGCAGTTCATGCAGGTGCACAGACGCTCAAACTGTTTCCAGCAGCCCCCCTTGGCCCAGCTTATTTGAAAGATCTGCTTGGGCCCTTTAAGGGGAAACAATTTATTCCCACTGGCGGCATCACAGCGACTAACGCCGCCGACTTTATTCAGGCCGGTGCAATTGCTGTTGGTATGGGCAGTTCATTGGCCACGACTGATGAAATTTCGCGGCAAGACTGGGCTGCCATTCAAACACGAGTGCGAACTGCTTTGCGTGAAGTCCATGAGGCTAAGGCGGCTCGGTAA
- a CDS encoding UxaA family hydrolase — MSTVKSLRIHEADNVLIAIRDLSTGDIIEGPNGSIAVREDIARGHKISSRDIETGESIIKYGYPIGHATEAVPQGSWLHTHNMKTSLRGKVNYTYQPSEPQTAVVSPDLPRTFQGYIRDNGEVGIRNELWIINTVGCINKTAENLARMAEKELVTDGIDGVYHFAHPYGCSQLGDDLTYTQKALAGLVRHPNAAGVLILGLGCENNRLEVFKPLLAEVSERKVRYMAVQQVSDEFEEGMALLTELADYAKTFKRQEVPVSKLKIGLKCGGSDGFSGITANPLVGKVSDFVTARGGTSLLTEVPEMFGAETILMNRSQDETVFTQVVDLINGFKDYYTRHGQAIYENPSPGNKDGGITTLEEKSLGCTQKGGTAVVMDVLQYGETASKPGLNLVQSPGNDMVSVTALTVSGAHMILFTTGRGTPMGAAVPTLKVATNTELAERKKNWIDFNAGKLVDGASFDDTAAALYRKVISVASGESQTHSEVNGFREIAIFKDGVTL, encoded by the coding sequence ATGTCAACGGTCAAATCGTTGCGGATTCACGAAGCAGACAATGTTCTAATTGCAATCAGGGATCTTTCAACAGGGGACATCATTGAAGGTCCAAACGGGAGCATTGCGGTTCGCGAGGATATTGCGAGAGGGCATAAAATTTCATCGAGAGACATTGAGACTGGCGAGAGCATCATTAAATACGGATATCCGATTGGGCATGCCACTGAAGCTGTGCCGCAGGGTAGTTGGCTTCACACGCATAACATGAAAACCAGCTTACGCGGTAAAGTGAATTACACGTATCAGCCGTCGGAGCCACAGACTGCAGTCGTCTCTCCTGATTTACCAAGGACATTTCAAGGATACATCCGCGACAACGGAGAGGTTGGTATTCGAAATGAGCTGTGGATTATTAACACTGTTGGCTGCATCAATAAAACTGCAGAAAACTTGGCAAGAATGGCAGAAAAGGAATTGGTTACTGACGGAATTGACGGTGTCTATCACTTTGCCCATCCATACGGGTGTTCACAACTCGGTGACGATTTGACGTATACGCAGAAAGCGTTGGCGGGTCTTGTTCGACATCCGAATGCAGCAGGTGTATTGATTTTGGGTTTGGGGTGCGAGAATAATCGCCTCGAAGTATTTAAACCTCTGTTGGCAGAAGTTTCCGAGAGGAAAGTGCGCTATATGGCAGTGCAGCAGGTGTCTGACGAATTTGAAGAAGGGATGGCACTGCTCACAGAACTTGCTGACTACGCAAAGACGTTCAAACGTCAGGAGGTGCCTGTATCGAAACTGAAGATCGGACTCAAGTGCGGGGGCTCCGACGGATTCTCTGGAATCACGGCTAACCCTCTTGTCGGAAAAGTATCCGATTTCGTTACAGCCCGAGGCGGGACTTCGCTGCTCACGGAAGTTCCAGAGATGTTTGGCGCGGAGACTATCTTAATGAATCGTTCACAGGACGAAACTGTATTCACGCAGGTTGTAGATTTGATTAACGGTTTCAAAGACTATTACACCCGTCATGGGCAGGCCATTTATGAAAACCCATCACCTGGAAACAAAGACGGAGGTATTACGACGCTGGAGGAAAAGTCCCTTGGCTGTACACAAAAAGGCGGGACGGCCGTGGTCATGGATGTCTTGCAGTATGGTGAGACGGCTAGCAAGCCTGGTCTAAATCTGGTCCAGTCTCCGGGGAATGATATGGTCTCAGTCACTGCCCTGACCGTTTCAGGGGCGCACATGATTTTGTTCACGACGGGTCGCGGGACCCCTATGGGAGCAGCTGTTCCTACCCTTAAGGTTGCTACGAACACGGAGTTGGCAGAGCGGAAGAAAAACTGGATTGACTTTAATGCAGGCAAGCTGGTGGACGGGGCATCTTTCGATGACACGGCAGCCGCACTGTACCGGAAAGTCATTTCGGTAGCCTCCGGAGAGTCGCAGACGCACAGTGAAGTCAATGGATTCCGTGAAATCGCTATTTTCAAGGATGGGGTGACCCTGTAA
- a CDS encoding LacI family DNA-binding transcriptional regulator → MAKMEDVARHASVSKMTVSRFINGTGPVKAETRTRILRAMEELDYQPRRFHCSTAMAAERTLMLIVADISNPFFSLMARGVEHVANNSGYHVIVGNTAEDETKEQELINLAVSYRVKGVILTPVSDNSAANIHLLKQKNIPFAFVDRELDGFHADVVKGDIVHAAQSLVEYLIGLGHERIAVVTGPLNSASSRERLEGYKRALAHHHIPYRSNYVKQALMTRDMSTSFVHELLDQPKRPTALFVANLFQHAHTVLELRKLQIRIPEDLSIVSFRNTDDLAAIDSNVTSAVQPAYNFGSLSAQLLIERIEGKRQAPTKIVLQSTIIEDGSTGSPTNMT, encoded by the coding sequence ATGGCCAAAATGGAAGACGTCGCAAGACACGCCAGCGTATCAAAAATGACCGTGTCTCGGTTCATCAATGGAACTGGGCCTGTGAAAGCCGAGACCCGTACTCGAATTCTCCGTGCAATGGAAGAGCTTGATTATCAACCGAGGCGATTTCATTGCAGTACTGCGATGGCTGCCGAGAGAACACTCATGCTGATTGTTGCGGATATCAGTAATCCATTTTTTAGTCTTATGGCGAGAGGAGTCGAGCATGTTGCGAACAACAGCGGCTATCATGTCATAGTAGGCAATACTGCTGAAGACGAGACAAAGGAACAAGAGCTTATCAATCTAGCCGTTTCATACCGAGTTAAGGGAGTTATCTTGACGCCCGTAAGTGACAACTCAGCTGCGAACATTCACTTACTTAAACAGAAAAATATTCCGTTTGCTTTTGTAGACAGGGAACTAGACGGGTTTCATGCCGATGTTGTCAAAGGTGATATTGTTCATGCAGCACAGAGCCTCGTCGAGTATCTCATCGGTCTCGGGCATGAACGAATTGCAGTGGTGACCGGCCCCCTTAACAGTGCAAGCAGTCGGGAGCGTCTGGAAGGCTACAAGCGGGCGCTCGCTCACCACCACATTCCTTATCGGTCCAACTACGTCAAGCAAGCGCTGATGACACGTGACATGAGCACAAGTTTTGTGCACGAGTTGTTAGACCAACCCAAGCGACCAACGGCGCTGTTTGTCGCTAACTTGTTTCAACACGCCCACACAGTATTGGAACTGCGCAAACTACAAATCAGAATCCCCGAAGACTTGAGTATTGTCAGCTTTCGTAACACCGATGACCTTGCTGCCATCGACTCAAATGTAACCTCCGCCGTACAACCAGCTTACAACTTTGGCTCACTGAGTGCTCAGTTATTAATTGAGCGAATAGAAGGGAAAAGGCAAGCACCAACTAAGATCGTACTGCAATCGACCATCATTGAAGATGGTTCAACAGGTTCTCCTACCAACATGACATAA
- a CDS encoding tagaturonate reductase encodes MLLSQEFVESGPLQDRVNSQSLSYPERIIQIGEGNFLRAFADWVIHRLNQTNRFQGRVVVAAPRPHGGKNITNLNHQDGLYTVWLRGVQQGKTIDEPEIVTSVSRGIDPSQDWRAFLECAESPDIQIVISNTTEAGLAYKPEPFHSSNPQVMFPARLTAYLYHRYQRFSGSLEAGMMIIPCELVEDNGVRLKELVLQYAADWKLSQAFVHWLSDANCFCNTLVDRIVTGKPSLPPEDIEARLGYRDNLVTVAEPFYLWVIQGDDRLKQLLGVHGDNSLNVHIVDDVVPFQLKKVRILNGAHTAMSAVAHFAGIETVREVVEDSVVGHFIRTIIAEEIVPALTCQGITTKESEPFAEEVWERFSNPFIQHQISSLALNGLAKIKSRLLPTLLDYVEKFGDSPKLLAASFAASLLFYKNADQPGEKWIISDDPVLVAEIQRIWEEDNQTVEETVTKLLSLESVWGTTLAELPGLCQYVVSAVQGIRQLGMRAYLIKKGWA; translated from the coding sequence ATGTTGCTGTCGCAAGAGTTTGTCGAAAGCGGGCCCTTACAAGATAGGGTGAACAGTCAGTCGCTGTCGTATCCGGAACGCATCATTCAGATTGGTGAAGGAAACTTTCTTCGTGCATTCGCTGATTGGGTGATACACAGGCTCAATCAGACAAATCGTTTTCAAGGAAGGGTGGTCGTGGCTGCCCCACGACCTCACGGCGGCAAAAATATTACGAATCTGAACCATCAAGACGGCTTGTATACGGTGTGGTTAAGGGGAGTGCAACAGGGTAAGACAATCGACGAGCCGGAGATAGTTACTTCTGTCAGTCGGGGAATAGATCCATCTCAGGACTGGAGGGCATTCCTGGAGTGTGCAGAGTCTCCTGACATTCAAATTGTCATTTCAAATACCACTGAGGCGGGGTTAGCCTACAAACCGGAGCCGTTTCACTCGTCAAATCCGCAAGTCATGTTTCCCGCAAGACTGACGGCTTATCTCTATCATCGATACCAACGTTTCAGCGGGAGTTTGGAAGCTGGCATGATGATTATTCCGTGCGAGCTGGTAGAGGACAATGGAGTGAGATTGAAAGAACTTGTCTTACAATACGCTGCTGATTGGAAGTTGTCACAAGCGTTCGTCCACTGGCTCTCCGATGCCAATTGTTTTTGCAATACTCTGGTCGACCGCATCGTGACGGGGAAACCTAGCCTCCCCCCGGAAGATATTGAAGCGCGTCTTGGTTACAGAGACAATCTAGTAACGGTTGCTGAGCCCTTTTACTTGTGGGTAATTCAAGGCGACGACCGTTTAAAGCAATTACTGGGCGTTCATGGAGACAATAGTCTAAACGTTCATATTGTCGATGACGTTGTTCCATTTCAGTTGAAAAAAGTCAGGATTTTGAATGGAGCACATACGGCCATGTCTGCTGTAGCGCATTTTGCAGGCATTGAAACAGTTCGAGAAGTAGTGGAGGACAGCGTCGTTGGACACTTCATTCGAACTATCATCGCTGAAGAAATTGTTCCCGCTCTGACTTGTCAGGGAATCACGACGAAGGAATCAGAGCCTTTCGCTGAAGAGGTCTGGGAACGTTTCTCCAATCCCTTTATTCAACACCAAATTTCTTCCTTGGCGTTAAATGGACTAGCGAAAATCAAGTCACGTTTGTTGCCAACCCTGCTTGACTATGTTGAGAAGTTCGGCGACTCACCCAAACTTTTGGCTGCCTCATTTGCTGCCTCGTTATTGTTCTACAAAAATGCAGACCAGCCAGGAGAAAAATGGATAATTTCAGATGACCCCGTGCTCGTAGCTGAAATCCAGCGAATTTGGGAGGAGGATAACCAAACTGTTGAGGAAACCGTTACAAAGTTGCTCTCTCTTGAATCGGTCTGGGGAACTACACTCGCAGAATTGCCGGGTCTGTGTCAATATGTAGTGTCCGCAGTCCAGGGTATCCGTCAATTGGGTATGAGAGCATATTTAATAAAAAAGGGTTGGGCCTGA
- a CDS encoding DeoR/GlpR family DNA-binding transcription regulator, which produces MLGEVRQQKIIELLERRKSVRISDLRDMFDVSEETLRRDLKKLDADGVLKRTHGGAVVSGEVHMVPSIAFRSRLLLLQKQQIAARASLFIKENGTVLLDSGSTTLELARQLSVRQVTVLTNDLNIALELTQSLSVQLIVLGGMQQKGGYSLTGPDCIEKISNYHVDVAFLGAGGVCVNAGLTTASSAEAEVKKAMIKAAEKTYCVVDASKFGKTALVSYAMPGEIDGIITDADSTHAIVEGFKKQGTEFAFVSI; this is translated from the coding sequence ATGCTAGGAGAAGTTCGCCAACAAAAAATCATAGAGTTGTTGGAGCGAAGAAAATCTGTACGGATAAGTGACCTGCGTGACATGTTCGACGTTTCGGAAGAGACACTGAGGCGCGATTTAAAAAAACTCGATGCCGACGGAGTGTTGAAGCGCACTCACGGAGGGGCAGTGGTTAGTGGTGAAGTTCACATGGTACCGTCTATTGCCTTTCGAAGTCGACTGCTTTTGCTCCAGAAACAGCAAATCGCCGCGAGGGCCAGTCTGTTCATTAAAGAAAACGGGACTGTGCTGCTGGACAGCGGGTCAACAACGTTAGAGCTTGCCAGACAATTGTCCGTGAGGCAAGTGACTGTCTTAACAAACGACTTGAATATTGCTTTAGAGCTAACTCAGTCCCTGTCGGTCCAACTCATTGTATTGGGCGGCATGCAACAAAAAGGCGGCTATTCGCTCACTGGACCCGACTGTATTGAAAAAATCTCGAACTATCACGTGGATGTCGCGTTTCTCGGTGCGGGAGGTGTATGTGTTAATGCAGGGCTGACCACTGCTTCTAGCGCGGAGGCGGAAGTCAAGAAGGCAATGATAAAGGCCGCTGAAAAGACCTATTGTGTTGTAGATGCAAGCAAATTCGGCAAGACAGCTTTGGTCTCGTATGCCATGCCTGGGGAGATAGACGGAATCATAACTGATGCTGATTCCACGCATGCGATTGTTGAAGGTTTCAAGAAGCAAGGAACGGAGTTCGCATTTGTTTCAATTTAA
- a CDS encoding TRAP transporter large permease: MTTAIVILLLSFVILLIFRVPVALSLVISSILTGLYLGVPLQVVGQKMIDGLDSFSLLAIPLFILAGEIMGEGGISKRLIDMSNLLVGRFRGGLAMVNVVASMFFGGITGSSVADASSIGSIMIPMMRKRGYDKDYSVGVTITASIQGVIVPPSHNVILYALAAGGVSITALFAAGIIPGVVLGLALMVVSYIIAVRRKYPKGEKIPRSLWLKIVWQGVLSLTTAVIIIGGVLGGIFTANESAAIAVLYAFLLVFVVFRDVHIKHAHKIFVNTFAKLSAVLFLISASSAFSWFLSYLQIPQMVLQSLSDVSHSRFVVFFLVNLILLALGLIMDMAPLILIATPVLLPVVEKFGMDPVQFGIVLMLNLGIGLLTPPVGSALFVGCSIGEIPIERVAKSMIPFLAVMFVVLLGLTYVPDLTLGLPHLLHRG; the protein is encoded by the coding sequence ATGACTACGGCAATCGTGATTCTGCTCCTCAGTTTTGTCATCCTTCTGATCTTTAGGGTGCCAGTCGCACTTTCCCTTGTCATCTCTTCTATTTTAACGGGACTGTACTTGGGTGTACCGCTTCAAGTGGTCGGTCAGAAGATGATTGATGGCCTCGATTCATTCTCATTACTCGCAATTCCGTTGTTCATTCTCGCCGGTGAAATCATGGGCGAAGGCGGAATTTCTAAACGCTTAATTGATATGTCGAACTTATTGGTGGGACGCTTTCGCGGCGGACTGGCCATGGTGAACGTTGTTGCAAGTATGTTCTTTGGTGGTATTACTGGGTCGTCCGTAGCGGATGCATCTTCAATCGGGTCCATCATGATTCCAATGATGCGCAAACGAGGGTACGACAAAGACTACTCAGTGGGAGTGACAATTACTGCTTCCATTCAGGGTGTCATCGTCCCGCCAAGTCACAACGTCATTTTGTACGCTTTGGCTGCCGGCGGAGTTTCAATCACAGCTTTGTTCGCGGCTGGCATCATTCCTGGGGTTGTACTTGGTTTAGCACTGATGGTGGTCAGTTATATCATAGCCGTCCGTCGTAAGTATCCCAAGGGAGAGAAGATTCCGCGTAGTCTGTGGCTGAAAATCGTTTGGCAAGGAGTTCTTAGCTTAACCACAGCCGTTATCATTATTGGCGGTGTGCTGGGCGGTATCTTTACTGCAAACGAGTCTGCTGCAATTGCTGTCTTGTATGCATTTTTGTTGGTGTTTGTGGTTTTCCGGGATGTGCATATCAAACATGCACACAAGATTTTTGTCAATACCTTTGCCAAGCTGTCGGCTGTATTATTCTTAATTTCCGCCTCATCGGCTTTCTCATGGTTTTTGTCGTACTTGCAAATTCCGCAAATGGTTTTGCAGAGTCTGTCAGATGTATCTCACAGCCGGTTCGTTGTCTTCTTTCTTGTCAATCTGATTCTGTTGGCACTCGGGCTGATTATGGACATGGCGCCTTTGATTTTGATAGCCACACCGGTACTGCTTCCTGTTGTCGAAAAATTTGGAATGGACCCGGTCCAATTTGGGATTGTATTGATGCTCAATCTGGGAATTGGATTACTGACGCCGCCTGTGGGAAGTGCACTGTTCGTCGGTTGTTCCATTGGGGAGATTCCCATTGAACGCGTTGCCAAATCGATGATCCCGTTTCTCGCCGTCATGTTCGTCGTCTTGTTGGGGCTTACGTACGTGCCGGATCTCACACTTGGTTTGCCCCACTTACTTCATCGTGGGTAA
- a CDS encoding TRAP transporter small permease, with product MKGLTRAIHVLDRLVEWIGAYLMVVMVIIVTWQVFSRYVLNASPSWSDETVLMLMTWFGFLSIVIGFRRREHLAISLLVTHLPLRVQWFVEKVVDVLVIGFGVLLLVEGYRFTVMTWKAVMPVTQMPQGLQYIVIPITGLLTIIYGFMWLFGVQEVTKQ from the coding sequence ATGAAAGGGCTAACACGGGCGATCCATGTATTGGATCGCCTGGTCGAATGGATCGGCGCCTATCTCATGGTCGTCATGGTGATTATTGTTACATGGCAGGTTTTTAGCCGCTACGTGCTCAACGCAAGTCCGTCGTGGAGTGACGAAACGGTCTTAATGCTGATGACTTGGTTTGGATTCCTCAGTATTGTGATTGGCTTTCGGCGGCGAGAACACTTGGCTATTTCACTGCTCGTGACGCATTTGCCGTTACGAGTGCAATGGTTTGTGGAAAAGGTTGTAGATGTGCTGGTGATTGGTTTTGGTGTGCTGCTTTTGGTTGAGGGATACCGGTTCACCGTTATGACCTGGAAGGCGGTCATGCCGGTAACGCAAATGCCCCAGGGTCTTCAGTACATCGTCATCCCGATTACTGGGCTGTTGACCATCATTTATGGATTCATGTGGCTATTTGGGGTTCAGGAGGTGACGAAACAATGA
- the dctP gene encoding TRAP transporter substrate-binding protein: MKISLRRGLFVSAVGVMALGLTACGSTSGNNSSASNTGNTSHSSGSQKTMTFRLADDQPATYPTVKGDEAFAKEVSQKTNGRIKIKVYPNAQLGAENSVIQQIQLGAIDFGRINAAPLADFDKKLGVLELPYLFKSTKQEWDVYNGKVGSDLLNSLTTAKMVGLTFYDSGQRNFYNSKHAVKTPAQLKGLKIRVQKSNMMVDLVNTLGGNATPMAYSEVFNALQSGVIDGAENNIPSYYTTNHYKVAKYLTLDHHTATPEILLASQKTWNKLSPADQKIVRQAAQDSQKVERTAWNALVQKALKAIKANGNVITNVDSATWQKAVQPLYKKYGSSYSSIIQQIKNTN; the protein is encoded by the coding sequence ATGAAGATTTCATTACGTCGTGGTCTCTTTGTAAGCGCTGTAGGTGTGATGGCATTGGGGTTAACTGCTTGTGGTTCCACATCTGGGAATAATTCTTCTGCTTCGAATACCGGAAATACGTCACACAGCAGCGGCAGTCAGAAAACAATGACATTCCGTCTTGCTGATGACCAACCCGCAACCTATCCAACAGTGAAGGGCGACGAAGCATTCGCTAAAGAAGTGTCTCAAAAGACAAATGGCCGCATCAAAATCAAGGTATATCCAAATGCACAACTTGGTGCCGAGAACTCTGTGATTCAACAGATTCAATTGGGGGCTATCGATTTTGGTCGTATTAACGCAGCGCCTCTTGCGGACTTCGATAAAAAGCTAGGCGTTCTCGAACTTCCATATCTGTTCAAGAGCACCAAACAAGAATGGGATGTCTACAACGGGAAGGTTGGTTCAGACCTGTTGAACAGCTTGACTACTGCAAAAATGGTTGGACTGACATTCTACGATTCTGGACAACGGAATTTCTACAATTCGAAACATGCTGTTAAGACGCCTGCTCAACTAAAGGGTTTGAAAATCCGGGTGCAAAAATCCAACATGATGGTCGATCTCGTGAACACCCTAGGCGGCAACGCAACCCCGATGGCCTATTCCGAAGTATTCAACGCATTGCAGAGCGGTGTCATTGACGGTGCTGAGAACAACATTCCCAGCTACTACACGACAAATCACTATAAAGTTGCCAAGTACTTGACTTTAGACCACCATACGGCCACTCCCGAAATCTTGCTTGCCAGCCAGAAAACCTGGAATAAGTTGAGTCCGGCTGACCAGAAGATTGTTCGCCAAGCTGCTCAGGATTCTCAGAAAGTGGAGCGTACAGCTTGGAATGCATTAGTGCAAAAAGCATTGAAAGCCATTAAGGCGAATGGAAACGTGATTACCAATGTTGATTCCGCCACCTGGCAGAAGGCAGTACAGCCTCTCTACAAGAAATATGGCAGCAGTTACAGCTCAATCATTCAACAAATTAAGAATACGAACTAA